The stretch of DNA CTGAAGGGATATCTGCGTCCGGGGATGACCGTGGCCACTACTTCGATGGAGCATAACGCGGTGATCCGTCCTCTCAGGGCCCTGGAAAAAAAAGGTGTTAATTTGGATATAATTAAATGTGATGATCGAGGAAGACTGGATCCAAGGTCTCTGGAACTGTTGATTGAAAGCAAGACCATAGATATGGTGGTTATAGCTCATGGAAGCAATTTATGTGGGGTTATCCAGGACGTTAAGTCGGTGGGGAAAATATGCAAAGATAAAGGCGTTCCCTTCGTCCTCGATACGGCCCAGACCGCTGGAGTTATCCACATATCGGCGTCCGATCTGGGTCTTGCCGCCCTGTGTTTCACCGGCCATAAGGGACTGATGGGACCTCAGGGAATAGGTGGCATAGTCTGGGAACCCTCCTTCGCAGAAAAATGTTCTCCCTTCGTGGAGGGAGGTACCGGAAGCTTTTCCGACGAGGAGTACCAACCAACGAGGATGCCCGATAAATTCGAGGCGGGAACCCCAAACCTACCTGCCATAGCCGGGCTTCTGGCCGCCGCTAGGTGGATAGAGGAGACGGGAATCGAGACTATCCACAGCAGGGAGAAGGAGCTCGGAGAGAGGCTTCTCAAGGGACTTGTCCACATGAAGGGAATAGAGTTTCACGGTCCTTCCGATATGGAAAACAGGCTTCCTGTGTTCGCAGTCAACTTCGATTGTGTGGACAACGGTACCCTGGCGGGAGAGCTGGCAGATCTGGGGATAGAGACAAGACCTGGGCTCCACTGCGCTCCTCTCGCCCATAAGACATTGGGGAGTTTTCCACAGGGAGCCCTGAGGTTGAGCGTCGGCTATTTCAACACCGAGGAGGATGTGGATTCCACCCTGAACCAGCTGAGCCGACTGGTGGATAGATGAGTGAGGTATAGGCGATTATGACGGTAAACCCGGTGGATATCCACCGGGTTTGCTTTTTCCTCACTCCTACTATAAAGTGACATACGTTGTGCGAGAGGTTGTTCTATAAAACGTTTGTCTTGGAGGCCGTCATGAAAGTAGTGATAGTAGGAGCCGGAAACGTAGGCTATTCCATAGCGAGAAGCCTATCGCTGGAGGGGCACGACATAGTGGTCGTGGAAAGAGATCTCGAGGTCGGATCCAAGGTGGAGAACGAGCTGGACGTGTCGGTGGTTATAGGCAACGGATCCCGTCCGCCTGTGTTGGAACAGGCTGGTATAAAGTCGGGATGCGACGTAGATTTTATCGTGGCCTGCACCGACAGGGACGAGGTAAATATAATGGCCTGCTGGGTGGGCAAGAGATGCGGTGTCAAAAGGGTCATCTCCAGGGCCAGAGGGATGGAGTATACCGATACACCTCAGTGGGCCACTTTCCTCGGCATAGATGTCATGAACTCTCCGGAAAGGTCCGTCGCCAGGGACATAGACGATCTTCTGGCGGTCAGCGCCGCGGTGCACGCCACGGAGTTGTTCGACGGAAAGGCCGGGTCCTATGCCTTCAGGGTCGGATCCGACTCTCCCATAGTTGGAATGACCCTAAGCGAAGTGGGGCAGGAATACCCCAATCTGTCGGCGGTGATGGTTTACGTCGAGAGGGGAAACAAGGGATTCGTACCCTCCGGTGACTGGGTGGCAATGGAGGGTGATCTGTGTTTCATGGTCTCCTTCAAGGACAGGGTATTTCACCTCCAGGAGCTGTTTCATCCCTCCAGCGGCAAAGGCCTTCGCAGGGTGATGATAGTAGGCGGAGGAAAACTTGGAGCTCATCTGGCCAGGAGGCTGGTCAGGAGATATCCCGGCATAGACGTAAAGATACTGGACAAGAACAGGGAGAAATGCGACAAGCTGGCCGGGGAGATGCCCAGGGTGACGGTCCTTTTCGGAGACGGAACGGACGAGAGACTGCTTCTCCACGAGGGGATAGAGGATATCGACGGATTCGTCGCCACCACCGACTCGGACGAGCTCAACATGATACTGACCGTTCTGGCCGACAGGATGAAGGCCAGAAAGACCGTGGCGGTGGTCCACAAGGAACTCTACTCAAGGTTGGCCGAGGATATGCCTATCGACTCGGTGGTGAATCCCAACGAATCGCTGGCTTCCTTGATACTCCGTCACGTAAGATATCCGGAGACGGCGGGATCTTTGTCCCTTATAGATAGAATAGGGGCGGAGATGCTGGAGGTTACCATTCCGAAGGACAGCCCAGTGGTGGGTAAAAAGCTCATGGACGTAGGGCTTCCAAAGGGAGTTCTCTTCGCCATGGTCAACCGGAAGGGAAATATCATACTTCCCAGAGGGGACATGGTCATAAAAGGAGAGGATACCGTATCCATCTTTGCCACAGGAGACCTTCTGCCCAGGGCTCTCAGGATTCTGGGGATACAGAAATGAGATTTCGTCTGGTATCCAGGGTGCTGGGGCTGCTCTGTGCCATAGTGTCCCTCTCCATGACTTGGCCTCTCTACTGGAGTCTGAAGGACGGTTCCAACGATATCAGGGCGTTTCTTGCCGCCATAGCTGTAGGATTTATATCGGGAGCGGCCCTCTACCTGGCGGGAAGAGGAGAGGACTACCAGGAGCTGGGAATAAGGGAGGCCTTCGCGGTGGTCACCCTTTCCTGGGTTTTGGCCTCGGCCATAGGGGCCTTGCCTTTCTACCTTGCCGGGTCGGTTGAGACCTACACGGACGGTTTCTTCGAGGCCATGTCCGGTTTTTCCACCACGGGAGCGTCCATTTTGACCGACATACAGTCAAATCCAAGAGGGATCTTGTTTTGGCGCAGTCTGACCCATTGGCTGGGTGGAATGGGGATCATAGTTTTGAGTCTGGCCATCCTTCCCTTCATAGGGGTAGGGGGAATGCAGCTCTTCAAGGCAGAGGTTCCCGGTCCCACCCCGGAGAAGCTCACCCCCAGGGTTCAGCAGACGGCCGTGCTCCTCTGGGGGGTCTACGTCCTTCTGTCCGGCGCCGAGGTGCTGGCCCTGGCGTTCGGCGGAATGGACCTGTTCGAGTCTCTGACCCACACCTTCGGGACCATGGCGACTGGAGGATTTTCCCCTCTCAACGGCAGCATAGGACAGTACGGAAAGCCCTATTTCGACTGGGTCATAACGGTCTTCATGTTTCTTGCCGGTGCCAACTTCACCTTGCATTACATGGCTCTTAGAGGAAAGCCCCTCAGCCTGTGGAGGGACGAGGAATTTCGGTTCTACACCAAGGTTATTCTGTTCTCAACCGTTACGATAACCCTCTCTCTCCTGGTCTTTGGGGGATACTCCTCGGCGGAGAAGGCCTTGAGGGACGCGGCCTTTCAGGTGGTCAGCATAGTAACCACAACCGG from Dethiosulfovibrio russensis encodes:
- the trkA gene encoding Trk system potassium transporter TrkA, which codes for MKVVIVGAGNVGYSIARSLSLEGHDIVVVERDLEVGSKVENELDVSVVIGNGSRPPVLEQAGIKSGCDVDFIVACTDRDEVNIMACWVGKRCGVKRVISRARGMEYTDTPQWATFLGIDVMNSPERSVARDIDDLLAVSAAVHATELFDGKAGSYAFRVGSDSPIVGMTLSEVGQEYPNLSAVMVYVERGNKGFVPSGDWVAMEGDLCFMVSFKDRVFHLQELFHPSSGKGLRRVMIVGGGKLGAHLARRLVRRYPGIDVKILDKNREKCDKLAGEMPRVTVLFGDGTDERLLLHEGIEDIDGFVATTDSDELNMILTVLADRMKARKTVAVVHKELYSRLAEDMPIDSVVNPNESLASLILRHVRYPETAGSLSLIDRIGAEMLEVTIPKDSPVVGKKLMDVGLPKGVLFAMVNRKGNIILPRGDMVIKGEDTVSIFATGDLLPRALRILGIQK
- a CDS encoding aminotransferase class V-fold PLP-dependent enzyme, encoding MSVYVNNAATSWPKPECVPRAVFDFMTGRGANLARGAAAKRDVDTLDMVMECREALADLFCGYRDCDPRYVTFTSNVTESLNVVLKGYLRPGMTVATTSMEHNAVIRPLRALEKKGVNLDIIKCDDRGRLDPRSLELLIESKTIDMVVIAHGSNLCGVIQDVKSVGKICKDKGVPFVLDTAQTAGVIHISASDLGLAALCFTGHKGLMGPQGIGGIVWEPSFAEKCSPFVEGGTGSFSDEEYQPTRMPDKFEAGTPNLPAIAGLLAAARWIEETGIETIHSREKELGERLLKGLVHMKGIEFHGPSDMENRLPVFAVNFDCVDNGTLAGELADLGIETRPGLHCAPLAHKTLGSFPQGALRLSVGYFNTEEDVDSTLNQLSRLVDR
- a CDS encoding TrkH family potassium uptake protein, which gives rise to MRFRLVSRVLGLLCAIVSLSMTWPLYWSLKDGSNDIRAFLAAIAVGFISGAALYLAGRGEDYQELGIREAFAVVTLSWVLASAIGALPFYLAGSVETYTDGFFEAMSGFSTTGASILTDIQSNPRGILFWRSLTHWLGGMGIIVLSLAILPFIGVGGMQLFKAEVPGPTPEKLTPRVQQTAVLLWGVYVLLSGAEVLALAFGGMDLFESLTHTFGTMATGGFSPLNGSIGQYGKPYFDWVITVFMFLAGANFTLHYMALRGKPLSLWRDEEFRFYTKVILFSTVTITLSLLVFGGYSSAEKALRDAAFQVVSIVTTTGYATADFDLWPQYCRFLLLLLMFVGGCAGSTGGGMKNVRIMVILRRVGMEIKRLLHPRQVIKIRLNGTVLRNDVITSVTAFFILYIVLFALATLAMAAMGLDLTAAISSVAATLGNIGPGLGMVGPTQNYHWICAPGKWLLSLCMLLGRLEIFTVVMLFFPGTWKR